The following coding sequences are from one Prosthecobacter vanneervenii window:
- a CDS encoding GNAT family N-acetyltransferase, whose amino-acid sequence MSSLLSRYRLLLRDELPVILRPLTPDDRERITDAFRRLSPESMYFRFWTRVQGANPKFIERLCADDDGQHRTWVIVIENNDEIPGVGGGSYWRSDGSEDSAEVSFTVADEFQGQGVGTILLAVLWVEALESGIRQFVAYVLDENHVMLTWWASLGAAHERQPHGGWELTLRLDESLLPDTSAAGSLRRTMAGLRAASKAA is encoded by the coding sequence ATGTCCTCCCTGCTTTCCCGCTACCGCCTGCTGCTGCGTGACGAGCTCCCGGTGATCCTGCGCCCTCTAACGCCGGACGACCGCGAGAGGATCACGGATGCCTTCAGGCGGCTATCGCCTGAATCCATGTACTTCAGGTTTTGGACGCGGGTGCAGGGGGCCAATCCAAAATTCATCGAGCGGCTGTGTGCCGATGACGACGGCCAGCACCGGACGTGGGTGATCGTGATCGAGAACAATGACGAGATCCCCGGCGTAGGCGGTGGCTCCTACTGGCGCTCAGACGGGTCTGAAGACAGTGCCGAGGTCTCGTTTACAGTGGCGGATGAATTTCAGGGCCAGGGAGTGGGAACGATTCTGCTGGCGGTGCTGTGGGTGGAAGCGCTGGAATCCGGGATACGCCAGTTTGTGGCCTACGTGCTGGATGAAAACCATGTGATGCTGACGTGGTGGGCCAGTCTGGGAGCGGCACATGAGAGGCAGCCCCATGGCGGATGGGAGCTGACGCTAAGGCTGGATGAAAGCCTGCTGCCGGACACTTCTGCGGCTGGCAGCCTGCGGCGCACAATGGCAGGTCTACGCGCTGCATCTAAAGCGGCCTGA
- a CDS encoding YqgE/AlgH family protein has protein sequence MRDSNFARSVVFMAAHNAKDGAFGYILNRPLDQCVSDLLPDQDLGALGDVPVFLGGPVSTDKLAFAALHWNKRRRTLRCQTHLSVPDALHALSLGHDVRGFVGYSGWSGGQLESELEVRSWITTTARPLVLTVEKPTQMWSAILKDMGPVYQVMAGMPEDVSLN, from the coding sequence ATGCGCGACTCGAATTTCGCCCGCTCCGTGGTCTTCATGGCGGCACACAACGCCAAGGACGGTGCCTTTGGCTACATTCTCAACCGTCCGCTGGACCAGTGTGTTTCTGATCTGCTGCCAGACCAGGATCTCGGCGCGCTGGGAGATGTGCCCGTCTTCCTCGGTGGGCCCGTTTCCACAGACAAGCTCGCTTTCGCCGCCCTGCACTGGAACAAGCGCCGCCGCACGCTGCGCTGCCAGACCCACCTCTCCGTGCCGGACGCCCTGCACGCTCTCAGCCTCGGACATGATGTGCGCGGCTTCGTCGGCTACTCCGGCTGGAGCGGCGGCCAGCTCGAAAGCGAGCTGGAGGTGCGCTCATGGATCACCACCACCGCTCGTCCGCTGGTGCTCACCGTCGAAAAGCCCACCCAGATGTGGTCCGCCATCCTCAAGGATATGGGCCCCGTCTATCAGGTGATGGCCGGCATGCCTGAAGATGTGAGCCTGAACTGA
- the recD2 gene encoding SF1B family DNA helicase RecD2, translating to MPPPRSTTKSEVLRGLVDRVVFHNEDNGYCILKVVPEGRRDVVGLVGKAPRVVAGEEFEARGVWEPNRDFGPQFKADALKLRRPDSLAGIERYLGSGLIEGIGPKYAKRMVEKFGPKIFDIIENESKKLEEVEGVGTKRRAEIRESWMKQKSIHGIMLFLHQHGISSSRALRIYRTYGEDAQAVLKENPYRLAQDIRGIGFKTADDIAYQLGVAEDAPERIKAGILHVLETAAGNGHCCFPESEVVIKAAELLGVEALIAPQVEALISSDHIERHGAFLYLPHLRAAEQSIAASVKKLTASPAAYPSLDEDAALGWVMKKTGKELAESQQRAVREALHQRLLIITGGPGVGKTTILRSILLILQSKQVKLVLAAPTGRAAKRLAESTGMEAKTLHRLLEYQGDGRWGRHRGKPLAGDLFVVDEASMIDAPLMAQFLAALPDGAHLLIVGDADQLPSVGPGMVLHDLIASEKVPCVKLTEIFRQAASSRIITSAHAINRGQMPDLKSSRTSDFFFLQHSEPEEIKHTLVELAHTRLAAKYGLDPIRDIQVLTPMNRNLLGTISLNQSLQLALNPPNELKFEIERFGITFRVGDKVIQTHNNYDKEVFNGDIGHIVTIDSDPVKVHVRYDADRIVAYEPGELDELQLAYALSIHKSQGSEFPCVIIPVSTQHYVLLERSLIYTAITRAKKLCVLVGDERALSLAVSRQESRKRWTGLRGMIG from the coding sequence ATGCCGCCACCACGCTCCACCACCAAATCCGAAGTCCTGCGGGGGCTGGTGGATCGTGTGGTGTTTCACAATGAGGACAACGGCTACTGCATCCTCAAAGTGGTGCCCGAAGGCCGTCGCGATGTGGTCGGCCTTGTGGGCAAGGCACCACGTGTGGTAGCGGGCGAAGAATTCGAGGCCCGCGGCGTGTGGGAGCCCAACCGCGACTTCGGCCCCCAGTTCAAGGCGGACGCACTCAAGCTCCGGCGGCCGGATTCCCTGGCAGGGATCGAGCGCTACCTCGGCAGCGGATTGATCGAGGGCATCGGGCCCAAGTATGCCAAACGCATGGTTGAAAAGTTCGGCCCCAAGATCTTCGACATCATCGAAAACGAATCGAAGAAGCTCGAAGAGGTGGAGGGCGTGGGCACCAAGCGGCGCGCGGAGATCCGCGAGTCCTGGATGAAGCAGAAGTCCATTCACGGCATCATGCTCTTCCTGCATCAGCACGGCATCAGCTCCTCGCGCGCTCTGCGCATCTATCGGACCTACGGCGAGGATGCTCAGGCCGTGCTGAAGGAGAACCCCTACCGGCTGGCGCAGGACATTCGCGGCATCGGCTTTAAAACGGCGGACGACATCGCCTATCAGCTCGGCGTCGCTGAGGATGCGCCTGAGCGCATCAAGGCGGGCATCCTGCACGTGCTGGAGACAGCCGCTGGAAACGGCCACTGCTGCTTTCCCGAATCAGAAGTCGTCATCAAAGCCGCCGAGCTGCTCGGTGTGGAGGCTCTCATCGCTCCACAGGTCGAGGCGCTCATCTCCAGCGATCACATCGAGCGTCATGGAGCCTTCCTATACCTGCCCCACCTGCGCGCAGCGGAGCAGAGCATCGCGGCCAGCGTGAAAAAACTCACCGCTTCTCCTGCGGCCTATCCGTCCCTGGATGAAGACGCCGCTCTCGGCTGGGTCATGAAAAAGACCGGCAAGGAACTGGCCGAGAGCCAGCAGCGCGCCGTGCGCGAGGCCTTGCACCAGCGCCTGCTCATCATCACTGGCGGCCCCGGCGTGGGAAAGACCACCATCCTGCGCAGCATCCTCCTCATCCTGCAGAGCAAGCAGGTCAAGCTCGTGCTCGCCGCCCCCACGGGTCGCGCTGCCAAGCGCCTCGCGGAAAGCACCGGCATGGAGGCCAAAACCCTGCACCGCCTGCTGGAGTATCAGGGGGACGGCCGCTGGGGCCGTCATCGTGGCAAGCCACTCGCAGGCGATCTCTTCGTGGTCGATGAGGCCTCCATGATTGATGCGCCGCTCATGGCCCAGTTTCTCGCCGCGCTGCCAGACGGGGCGCACCTGCTCATCGTGGGAGATGCCGACCAGCTCCCCTCCGTGGGCCCCGGCATGGTGCTGCACGATCTCATCGCCAGCGAAAAGGTGCCCTGCGTCAAGCTCACCGAGATCTTCCGCCAGGCCGCCAGCAGCCGCATCATCACCAGTGCGCATGCCATCAATCGTGGCCAGATGCCTGACCTGAAGTCCTCACGCACCAGCGACTTCTTTTTCCTCCAGCACTCCGAGCCAGAAGAGATCAAACATACGCTGGTCGAGCTGGCTCACACGCGCCTCGCTGCCAAGTACGGCCTGGACCCCATCCGCGACATCCAGGTGCTCACGCCGATGAATCGCAATCTCCTCGGCACCATCTCCCTCAATCAATCTCTCCAGCTAGCGCTCAATCCCCCCAACGAGCTCAAATTTGAGATCGAGCGCTTCGGCATCACTTTCCGCGTGGGGGACAAGGTTATCCAGACGCACAACAACTACGACAAGGAAGTCTTCAACGGAGACATCGGCCACATCGTCACCATCGATTCCGATCCCGTGAAGGTGCACGTTCGCTACGATGCCGACCGCATCGTGGCTTACGAACCCGGAGAGCTCGATGAGCTGCAGCTCGCCTACGCTTTGAGCATCCACAAAAGCCAGGGCAGCGAGTTTCCCTGCGTCATCATCCCCGTCAGCACGCAGCATTATGTCCTGCTGGAGCGCAGCCTCATTTATACAGCCATCACCCGGGCAAAAAAACTGTGCGTCCTCGTCGGCGACGAACGCGCCCTCTCCCTGGCCGTGAGCCGCCAGGAAAGCCGCAAGCGCTGGACGGGGCTGCGGGGAATGATTGGATGA
- a CDS encoding Gfo/Idh/MocA family protein, with protein sequence MPTSRRSFLKNSTLASAAAAFPALVRGQNLNSKLQVACVGVNGMGYSDLHNVGSHAAVKFVGFCDVDANRFDKADKEFPGVKHFSDYREMFSTLGDGFDAVTVGIPDHMHAPVAVAAMQRGKHVYCQKPLAHTVWEARQMRLWAEKKNLVTQMGNQIHSSIEYRMGTRLIKEGAIGKIKEVYSWVGVTGNERTRMFQPPPSAPVPANLNWDLWIGAAPMREYAPAYHPFIWRDWQDFGGGGLGDFGCHIMDPVFTALDLTAPISVHAKNSGINNQIWPTHETINYVFPGTQYTAGKTMKLTWMDGGLKPSHKLAQMPGDIDLPGSGSIFIGEGGTMVLAHVAGPRLYPLDKFTGFKYPKEEGRSHWHTWVDACLSGQKTSDGFHYAGPLAETVQLGNVATRLAIPKIDPITGRMEEANRVLEWDAANLKFTNAPEADKLLTKTYRPGFEVPAA encoded by the coding sequence ATGCCCACGTCCCGCCGTTCTTTCCTGAAAAACTCCACGCTTGCCTCCGCCGCAGCCGCTTTCCCGGCCTTGGTGCGCGGGCAGAATCTCAACAGCAAGCTGCAGGTGGCCTGCGTCGGGGTGAACGGCATGGGTTACAGCGACCTCCACAACGTGGGCTCTCACGCGGCCGTGAAGTTCGTCGGCTTCTGCGACGTGGACGCCAACCGCTTTGACAAGGCGGACAAGGAGTTTCCCGGCGTGAAGCATTTCTCCGACTACCGCGAGATGTTCAGCACCCTCGGAGACGGCTTTGACGCGGTCACTGTCGGCATTCCCGACCACATGCATGCTCCTGTGGCCGTGGCCGCCATGCAGCGTGGCAAGCATGTTTACTGCCAGAAGCCCCTGGCCCACACGGTATGGGAAGCACGCCAGATGCGCCTCTGGGCGGAGAAAAAGAACCTTGTCACCCAGATGGGGAATCAGATCCACTCCTCCATCGAGTACCGCATGGGCACGCGCCTGATCAAGGAAGGGGCCATCGGCAAAATCAAAGAGGTCTATTCCTGGGTGGGCGTCACCGGCAATGAGCGCACGCGCATGTTCCAGCCGCCGCCCTCCGCTCCCGTCCCCGCCAATCTGAACTGGGATCTCTGGATCGGTGCCGCGCCCATGCGCGAGTACGCCCCGGCCTACCATCCCTTCATCTGGCGCGACTGGCAGGACTTCGGCGGCGGCGGCCTCGGAGACTTCGGCTGCCACATCATGGACCCCGTCTTCACCGCGCTGGATCTCACCGCGCCGATCAGCGTTCATGCCAAAAACAGCGGCATCAACAACCAGATCTGGCCCACGCATGAGACCATCAACTACGTCTTCCCCGGCACCCAGTACACCGCCGGCAAGACCATGAAGCTCACCTGGATGGATGGTGGCCTCAAGCCCAGCCACAAGCTGGCGCAGATGCCCGGAGACATCGACCTCCCCGGCAGCGGCTCCATCTTCATCGGCGAAGGCGGCACCATGGTGCTGGCCCACGTGGCCGGTCCGCGCCTCTACCCGCTCGACAAGTTCACCGGCTTCAAATACCCGAAAGAGGAAGGCCGCAGCCACTGGCACACCTGGGTGGACGCCTGCCTCTCCGGACAGAAGACCAGTGACGGTTTCCACTACGCCGGGCCTCTGGCCGAAACCGTGCAGCTTGGCAACGTGGCCACACGCCTTGCTATTCCGAAGATCGACCCGATCACGGGCCGCATGGAAGAGGCCAACAGGGTGCTCGAATGGGATGCCGCAAATCTCAAGTTCACCAACGCTCCGGAGGCCGACAAGCTCCTCACCAAGACCTACCGTCCTGGCTTCGAAGTGCCTGCCGCATAA